In the Candidatus Binataceae bacterium genome, AGGCCAATGTCCGCGAGGGCTATCAACTGGTTCGCGGCTATCTCGAAGCGCATCGCGACGAGATCGATGTAGCCGATCTCGATCTCGCGGCCTTCGTCTTGGTGACAGTAGTGGAAGCGCTGACCCATGCGGCAGTCCTGCGCCGCCCAGACATCCTTGCCGATAAGAAAGCGCAGCAGTTTGTGGACGACGTAACGCGCCTGGTGGTCCGCTACCTGCGAACCTCGTGATCTGACGGCGAAGCCTGAACGGCTTCACTGTTATCCGAAACAGCCCGCGTGCTTCGTGGACATTCGCGGATCGCTACCGGTGATGTGCAGATCCGACAGTATCGAGCCATTCACCAATATCTGACTCTGCATCAGATTGCCGCGGTGGAGCGATGGACGTGCCTCGAACCTGACACGCACTCGGCGCTATTATAAGGGCATCGAATGCCTGCTGGTCAGGATGAAATCTGTCCTTGAAGTGAAGCGCCTGCAAAGCATCGCTTTGCATCGAGCCCTGTGGCAGAAACAACCTTGCCAGCGCGCACTTCCCGTGAAAGATCCCGCTGCCAAATCAAAGTTCGACCAGGAACGATCGCAAGGATCCGTCACGCGCATACGTGGCTCCGTCATCGACGTCGAGTTTCCGTCGGAGCGACTCCCTGCCATCAACGATGCCCTCGAGATCGGGCTGAACGGGGACGCCCCAATAATTGTCGAGGTCCAGGAGCATCTCGATCGGCGCACAGTTCGCGGCGTCGCGATGCAAAGTAGCGCAGGCTTGGGCCGCGGCGCCGTCGTCCAGCAGACAGGCAGTCCGATTTGCGCGCCAGTCGGCGAAAAGGTGCTCGGGCGGTTGATGAATGTGCTCGGACTTCCGATCGACAATCGCGGCGCTTTCGGAGCGGAGATCACCCACTGGCCGATTCATCGGGCTTCGCCCTCGATCAGCCGTCAGGATCACAAGCGCGAGGTCTTCGGCACCGGAATCAAGGTCGCGGATCTGCTCGCTCCCCTCGCCCGCGGCGGCAAAGCGGGGATGTTCGGCGGAGCCGGAGTCGGCAAGACGGTTCTCATCATGGAGCTGATCCGCAGCACCGTCGAGAAATACTCGGGCATCTCGGTGTTCGCCGGGATCGGCGAGCGCTCGCGAGAGGGACACGAGTTGCTGGCCGAGTTGAGCGAGTCAGGCGTGCTCAATCGCACCGCGCTTATCTTCGGCCAGATGAACGAACCGCCGGGTGCGCGCTGGCGCGTGGCGATGACCGCGCTGACCGTCGCGGAATACTTTCGCGACGTTGTGGGGCGCGACGTGCTGCTGCTGATGGACAACATTTTCCGCTTTGTCCAGGCCGGCGCAGAAGTGTCCGGGATGCTCGGACGTTTGCCTTCGCGCGTCGGCTATCAACCGACCCTGGCGACCGAGATCGCAGAGCTGGAGGAACGAATCGCATCTGTGGCCGGCGCCTCGGTGACCGCGATTCAGGCAGTCTACGTGCCGGCCGACGACTTCACCGACCCTGCTGTCGTCGAGACTTTCCGGCATCTGGATTCCTCGGTCGTCTTGTCACGCGACATGGCGGCGCAGGGCCTCTACCCCGCGATCGATCCTCTGGCCTCGACATCGGTGCTTCTCGATCCGCGAGTCGTTGGCGCAGAACATTACGCGGTGGCCGAGGAAGTGCGGCGAACGATCGCGCGTTACCGGGAATTGCAGGAAATCATCTCGCTCCTTGGTATCGAGGAATTGAGCGCCGAGGATCGGCGGACTGTTGCGCGCGCCCGGCGCCTCGAGCGTTTTCTCACGCAGCCCTTCCTGGTCACCGAGCAATTCACCGGAATTCCCGGAAAAACGGTTGCGATTGAAGATACGCTCAAGGGCTGCACCGCCATACTCTCAGGCGAGGGAGACGACTGGGCCGAAGCTTCATTCTATATGATCGGCACTTTCGAGGATGCGCGGCAGAAGGAACTCGCCGCGCGCAAAGGGCAGCCCTGAACTGCGATGAAGTTCATCGTCACGACACCTACGGAGATCGCGATCGACGAGGATAACGTCCACTATGTGCGCGCAGAAGATTCCACTGGTGCGTTCGGCATCGAACCGCATCATGCGGACTTTCTCACCACGCTCGCGATTTGCGTGATGCGATGGCGTGACAGCCGGAACATCGAGCGCTACGTCGCGGTGCGCGGCGGCGTCCTGCGCGTCCGGGATGGCAACAGAGTCGAAGTCGCGACGCGCGAGGCGGTGGTGAGCGACGATCTTGCGGCTCTGCGCGGCCAGGTGCTCGCGCAGATGATACGAAACGTCGAGGTTGAACAATCGGCGCGGTCGGGGGCACTGCGCCTCGAGCACGCCGCGATTCGGCAGATTTATAGATACCTGCGGCCGCTGGATCGCCCCATCAAGTCGAAACCGCAGGAATGACCACGGACCATCGTGAGCACCAATGAACAAGAAGACAGTGACGCGAAACCCGGAGAGGGCGAATTGGAGGAAGCGGTCGAGCTTGCGCGGCGCAGACGCGAGCATTGGTTAAAGTTCGGCGAATGGCCACTGGCGCGCTCGCTGGCGATGATGGGCAGGTTCGGGTGGACGATGGTTGCGCCTATTCTGTTGGGTGCCTTCGTGGGACGCTGGCTCGACCGAGCTTTTAATTCGGGGGTGTTTTGGAGTGCGGCATTGGTATTCGCGGGCGCGGCCGCGGGCTTCTGGTCGGTCTGGAAAAGGATGAACAGCGAATGAACGAGGTTATCGTTGCGCGGCTTCTGATCTACAGCGTACTCGGCGCATTGATCGGCACCGGCTATTTCTCGGCGCTACGTTGGAACGTGGACCTTTACGTTCGCGGCGGCCTAGCATGGAAGGCGGCTGTCATTCACCTGGTGCGCATCCTGTTGATCGCCGCCGCGTTTACGCTCTGCGCCAGGCAGGGTGCGGCGGCCCTGATCGCGAGTTTCGTCGGATTCCAACTTGCGCGTGCGATGATGGTGAACAAGGACCGCGTCGCGATGGCGGGGAGCGTATGAACGAATCGCCGCTGCACGCCGCCGTTGTCTTTCACCTCGGTTTCGTCCCAATCAGCACCACGGTCGTGACGACCTGGGGATTGATGCTCGTGCTGACAACTTGTTGCTGGATCGCCACGCGCGGTTTTCAAGTGCGGGCCGGCAGTTGGCAGGCGATCATCGAAAGCCTCGTCCAAAGCATCGAAGAGCAGATTCAAGGCATCCTGGGCCGCGATCCCGGTCCGTTCGTGCCGCTGTTGGGCACGTTGTTTGTCTTCCTGGTAGCGGCGAACCTGTCGGGAATCGTGCCAGGAGTGAAAGCGCCCACCGCTTCGATAGAAACGCCGGCCGCTCTGGCGACGATCGTCTTCTTTTCGGTGC is a window encoding:
- the atpD gene encoding F0F1 ATP synthase subunit beta translates to MKDPAAKSKFDQERSQGSVTRIRGSVIDVEFPSERLPAINDALEIGLNGDAPIIVEVQEHLDRRTVRGVAMQSSAGLGRGAVVQQTGSPICAPVGEKVLGRLMNVLGLPIDNRGAFGAEITHWPIHRASPSISRQDHKREVFGTGIKVADLLAPLARGGKAGMFGGAGVGKTVLIMELIRSTVEKYSGISVFAGIGERSREGHELLAELSESGVLNRTALIFGQMNEPPGARWRVAMTALTVAEYFRDVVGRDVLLLMDNIFRFVQAGAEVSGMLGRLPSRVGYQPTLATEIAELEERIASVAGASVTAIQAVYVPADDFTDPAVVETFRHLDSSVVLSRDMAAQGLYPAIDPLASTSVLLDPRVVGAEHYAVAEEVRRTIARYRELQEIISLLGIEELSAEDRRTVARARRLERFLTQPFLVTEQFTGIPGKTVAIEDTLKGCTAILSGEGDDWAEASFYMIGTFEDARQKELAARKGQP
- a CDS encoding F0F1 ATP synthase subunit epsilon translates to MKFIVTTPTEIAIDEDNVHYVRAEDSTGAFGIEPHHADFLTTLAICVMRWRDSRNIERYVAVRGGVLRVRDGNRVEVATREAVVSDDLAALRGQVLAQMIRNVEVEQSARSGALRLEHAAIRQIYRYLRPLDRPIKSKPQE
- a CDS encoding AtpZ/AtpI family protein yields the protein MSTNEQEDSDAKPGEGELEEAVELARRRREHWLKFGEWPLARSLAMMGRFGWTMVAPILLGAFVGRWLDRAFNSGVFWSAALVFAGAAAGFWSVWKRMNSE
- a CDS encoding ATP synthase subunit I; translated protein: MNEVIVARLLIYSVLGALIGTGYFSALRWNVDLYVRGGLAWKAAVIHLVRILLIAAAFTLCARQGAAALIASFVGFQLARAMMVNKDRVAMAGSV
- a CDS encoding F0F1 ATP synthase subunit A encodes the protein MNESPLHAAVVFHLGFVPISTTVVTTWGLMLVLTTCCWIATRGFQVRAGSWQAIIESLVQSIEEQIQGILGRDPGPFVPLLGTLFVFLVAANLSGIVPGVKAPTASIETPAALATIVFFSVHFYGIRIQGVVHYLKGYLEPNPVMLPLNILSEMTRSFSLAMRLFGNIMSDELVIAIILSLAGLLVPIPFMAFAILVGLVQAYIFSVLAAVYIGGGIGAIAK